In the genome of Streptomyces sp. NBC_00433, the window CACCGCGTCACCGGCGCGACGCTGGTCGGACACAGCTACGCCGGGATGGTGATCGCCGCCGCCGCGGACCGCGCCGGCGGCCGGATCACGCGGCTGGTGCATCTCGACGCCTACGTACCGCGCGACGGCGAATCGTGCTGGTCGTCGACGAACGAGCACTTCCGGGAGGTCTTCGCGACCGGCGCCGCGGCCACCGGCTACGCCGTCAGGCCGCCGGACGGCGGCGATCCCCGCCGCCGTCCCCACCCGCTGGCCGCGTTCCTGCAGACGATCCGGCTCACGGGCGCGGTCGCCCGGGTCCCGCGCCGGGAGTTCGTCCACTGCTCGGGATGGGAGGACCGGACGCCGTTCGCCGCACTGCGCAAGCGGCTTGAGGCCGATCCCGAGTGGCTGGTCCACGACCTCCCGACCGGCCACGACGCGATG includes:
- a CDS encoding alpha/beta hydrolase yields the protein MATFVLVPGAWKGSWSYEAVVPLLERAGHTVHALTLTGLRPDDDSAAVATANLDTHAGDVLRHLDRHRVTGATLVGHSYAGMVIAAAADRAGGRITRLVHLDAYVPRDGESCWSSTNEHFREVFATGAAATGYAVRPPDGGDPRRRPHPLAAFLQTIRLTGAVARVPRREFVHCSGWEDRTPFAALRKRLEADPEWLVHDLPTGHDAMHEAPEAVAAILLGE